One window of Papaver somniferum cultivar HN1 chromosome 9, ASM357369v1, whole genome shotgun sequence genomic DNA carries:
- the LOC113307535 gene encoding glutathione S-transferase L3-like — MATSTSNVQVEALPPALDSTSEPPTIFDGTTRLYIAYICPYAQRVWIARNCKGLQEKIKLVPIDLPNRPDWYKEKVYPPNKVPALEHNDEVIGESLDLIKYLDTNFEGPALLPNDPAKREFAEELLSYAGEFSSGVIGSIKGGTYVGAPFDYLEAALSKFSDGPFFLGDFSLVDIAYAPFVERYQPLLLDVKKYDITTGRPKLASWIEELNKIDGYTQTKVIDPAEIVANIKTKFLGL, encoded by the exons ATGGCGACCAGTACTTC AAATGTTCAGGTGGAGGCTCTGCCACCTGCGCTTGATTCTACTTCAGAACCACCTactatttttgatggaacaacaagATTGTATATTGCTTACATCTGCCCTTATGCTCAGCGTGTATGGATTGCCAGGAATTGCAAG GGATTGCAAGAAAAGATCAAATTGGTACCAATTGATCTACCAAATAGGCCTGATTGGTACAAGGAAAAGGTGTACCCTCCAAATAAG GTACCAGCGCTTGAGCATAATGATGAAGTGATAGGGGAGAGTCTTGATTTAATCAAGTATCTTGATACCAACTTTGAAGGACCTGCACTTCTCCCAAAT gACCCTGCCAAGAGAGAGTTCGCAGAGGAATTACTATCCTATGCAGGCGAATTTAGTAGCGGTGTGATTGGCTCGATCAAGGGAGGCACATATGTTG GTGCTCCCTTTGACTACCTAGAGGCAGCCCTCTCCAAATTTTCTGACGGGCCTTTCTTCCTAGGTGATTTCAGTCTG GTTGACATAGCTTATGCTCCATTTGTTGAAAGGTATCAGCCCTTACTATTGGATGTTAAGAAGTATGATATCACGACAGGAAGGCCGAAGCTAGCATCATGGATTGAG GAGTTGAACAAAATCGATGGTTACACACAAACCAAAGTTATTGATCCTGCAGAGATAGTTGCAAACATAAAGACAAAATTCTTG GGACTTTGA
- the LOC113313707 gene encoding uncharacterized protein LOC113313707 isoform X2 produces MKRNQMGDHYEKKAVGGGGWEQTTPRRNNSSYFNIGGIRNLITWFFIVCSLIYILYSSNLLLTNEQQGCVYTTSTISSSTDVAAAVVDDDPTTTTLSSAFTNSSSDSLVSLKQDVEEEDGDKTRLMQTSITRFDDTQLKHVFFCIAASSKLWEQRKEYIKQWWRPRVTRGIVWLDKRVRTRRNENLPEIRISGDTRRFHYSNRQGSRSALRISRVVSETLRLGLKDVRWFVMGDDDTVFFVDNVVRVLSKYDHRQYYYIGSSSESHVQNIFFSYSMAYGGGGFAISYPLAVALEKIQDRCMNRYPGLYGSDDRIQACMAELGVPLTKETGFHQYDVYGDLLGLLAAHPVAPLVSLHHLDVVDPIFPKMKRAKAVEHLFEGTQFDSSSIMQQSICYSKKHAWSISVSWGYVVQILRGVMSPRELEMPTRTFLNWYKRADYTAYAFNTRPVTKHPCQKPFIYYMSTVRYDRAKKQTISVYIRRKEPHPYCRWKMESPEKIESIVVIKKPDPLRWRRSPRRDCCRVLPMSKNKSSTMYIAVEQCRPGEISDF; encoded by the exons atgaaaagaaatcaaatgGGAGATCATTATGAGAAGAAAGCAGTAGGTGGAGGAGGGTGGGAACAAACAACACCCAGAAGGAATAACTCATCTTACTTCAATATTGGTGGTATTAGAAATCTAATAACATGGTTTTTCATTGTCTGTTCATTGATTTATATTCTTTATTCATCTAATCTTCTTCTTACTAATGAGCAACAAGGTTGTGTTTACACAACTAGCACCATCTCATCATCAACTGATGTCGCAGCAGCAGTTGTTGATGATGACCCAACAACAACAACCCTTTCTTCTGCTTTCACCAACTCATCTTCCGATTCTCTTGTATCTCTCAAGcaagatgtagaagaagaagatggagataaAACTCGGTTAATGCAGACCAGTATAACTCGTTTTGATGACACACAGCTAAAACATGTATTCTTTTGTATTGCTGCATCATCAAAGTTATGGGAACAAAGaaaagaatatataaaacagTGGTGGAGGCCTAGAGTTACAAGAGGAATTGTTTGGTTAGATAAAAGAGTTAGAACTAGAAGAAATGAGAATTTACCAGAGATTCGTATATCTGGAGACACGAGGCGATTTCATTACTCGAACAGGCAAGGTTCAAGATCAGCTCTGAGGATATCAAGAGTTGTTTCAGAGACACTGAGGTTAGGTTTGAAAGATGTAAGATGGTTTGTGATGGGAGATGATGATACTGTCTTTTTTGTAGACAATGTAGTCAGAGTGCTTTCGAAATATGATCATAGGCAGTATTACTACATTGGGAGTTCTTCTGAAAGCCATGttcagaatattttcttttcGTATTCAATGGCTTATGGTGGAGGTGGGTTTGCTATTAGTTATCCTTTAGCAGTTGCGTTAGAGAAGATACAGGATCGGTGTATGAACCGGTATCCTGGGTTGTATGGTAGTGATGACAGGATCCAGGCTTGCATGGCTGAGCTCGGCGTACCCCTCACCAAAGAGACCGGCTTTCATCAG TATGATGTGTATGGAGACCTATTGGGTTTATTGGCTGCTCATCCTGTTGCTCCACTTGTTTCGCTGCACCATCTAGATGTGGTTGATCCTATATTCCCTAAAATGAAAAGAGCTAAAGCTGTAGAACATCTTTTTGAAGGCACGCAGTTTGATTCATCGAGTATAATGCAACAATCAATCTGTTACTCCAAGAAACACGCATGGTCGATTTCAGTTTCTTGGGGATATGTTGTTCAGATATTAAGAGGTGTAATGTCACCAAGAGAACTCGAAATGCCAACAAGAACGTTTCTGAATTGGTACAAAAGAGCTGATTACACTGCATATGCATTCAATACTAGACCTGTAACTAAACATCCATGTCAGAAACCTTTCATTTACTATATGAGTACTGTTCGATACGACAGAGCTAAGAAACAAACTATTAGTGTTTACATTCGTAGAAAAGAACCACACCCGTATTGCAGGTGGAAAATGGAGTCTCCAGAGAAAATCGAATCAATTGTTGTCATTAAAAAGCCAGATCCACTTCGTTGGCGCAGA TCGCCGAGAAGAGATTGCTGTAGAGTTCTGCCTATGAGTAAAAATAAGAGCTCGACAATGTACATAGCTGTGGAGCAATGCCGGCCAGGAGAGATTAGTGATTTTTAG
- the LOC113313707 gene encoding uncharacterized protein LOC113313707 isoform X1, with product MKRNQMGDHYEKKAVGGGGWEQTTPRRNNSSYFNIGGIRNLITWFFIVCSLIYILYSSNLLLTNEQQGCVYTTSTISSSTDVAAAVVDDDPTTTTLSSAFTNSSSDSLVSLKQDVEEEDGDKTRLMQTSITRFDDTQLKHVFFCIAASSKLWEQRKEYIKQWWRPRVTRGIVWLDKRVRTRRNENLPEIRISGDTRRFHYSNRQGSRSALRISRVVSETLRLGLKDVRWFVMGDDDTVFFVDNVVRVLSKYDHRQYYYIGSSSESHVQNIFFSYSMAYGGGGFAISYPLAVALEKIQDRCMNRYPGLYGSDDRIQACMAELGVPLTKETGFHQYDVYGDLLGLLAAHPVAPLVSLHHLDVVDPIFPKMKRAKAVEHLFEGTQFDSSSIMQQSICYSKKHAWSISVSWGYVVQILRGVMSPRELEMPTRTFLNWYKRADYTAYAFNTRPVTKHPCQKPFIYYMSTVRYDRAKKQTISVYIRRKEPHPYCRWKMESPEKIESIVVIKKPDPLRWRRVSFFCIDTCIHLYCHCCLLTLILICILLFLLQSPRRDCCRVLPMSKNKSSTMYIAVEQCRPGEISDF from the exons atgaaaagaaatcaaatgGGAGATCATTATGAGAAGAAAGCAGTAGGTGGAGGAGGGTGGGAACAAACAACACCCAGAAGGAATAACTCATCTTACTTCAATATTGGTGGTATTAGAAATCTAATAACATGGTTTTTCATTGTCTGTTCATTGATTTATATTCTTTATTCATCTAATCTTCTTCTTACTAATGAGCAACAAGGTTGTGTTTACACAACTAGCACCATCTCATCATCAACTGATGTCGCAGCAGCAGTTGTTGATGATGACCCAACAACAACAACCCTTTCTTCTGCTTTCACCAACTCATCTTCCGATTCTCTTGTATCTCTCAAGcaagatgtagaagaagaagatggagataaAACTCGGTTAATGCAGACCAGTATAACTCGTTTTGATGACACACAGCTAAAACATGTATTCTTTTGTATTGCTGCATCATCAAAGTTATGGGAACAAAGaaaagaatatataaaacagTGGTGGAGGCCTAGAGTTACAAGAGGAATTGTTTGGTTAGATAAAAGAGTTAGAACTAGAAGAAATGAGAATTTACCAGAGATTCGTATATCTGGAGACACGAGGCGATTTCATTACTCGAACAGGCAAGGTTCAAGATCAGCTCTGAGGATATCAAGAGTTGTTTCAGAGACACTGAGGTTAGGTTTGAAAGATGTAAGATGGTTTGTGATGGGAGATGATGATACTGTCTTTTTTGTAGACAATGTAGTCAGAGTGCTTTCGAAATATGATCATAGGCAGTATTACTACATTGGGAGTTCTTCTGAAAGCCATGttcagaatattttcttttcGTATTCAATGGCTTATGGTGGAGGTGGGTTTGCTATTAGTTATCCTTTAGCAGTTGCGTTAGAGAAGATACAGGATCGGTGTATGAACCGGTATCCTGGGTTGTATGGTAGTGATGACAGGATCCAGGCTTGCATGGCTGAGCTCGGCGTACCCCTCACCAAAGAGACCGGCTTTCATCAG TATGATGTGTATGGAGACCTATTGGGTTTATTGGCTGCTCATCCTGTTGCTCCACTTGTTTCGCTGCACCATCTAGATGTGGTTGATCCTATATTCCCTAAAATGAAAAGAGCTAAAGCTGTAGAACATCTTTTTGAAGGCACGCAGTTTGATTCATCGAGTATAATGCAACAATCAATCTGTTACTCCAAGAAACACGCATGGTCGATTTCAGTTTCTTGGGGATATGTTGTTCAGATATTAAGAGGTGTAATGTCACCAAGAGAACTCGAAATGCCAACAAGAACGTTTCTGAATTGGTACAAAAGAGCTGATTACACTGCATATGCATTCAATACTAGACCTGTAACTAAACATCCATGTCAGAAACCTTTCATTTACTATATGAGTACTGTTCGATACGACAGAGCTAAGAAACAAACTATTAGTGTTTACATTCGTAGAAAAGAACCACACCCGTATTGCAGGTGGAAAATGGAGTCTCCAGAGAAAATCGAATCAATTGTTGTCATTAAAAAGCCAGATCCACTTCGTTGGCGCAGAGTAAGCTTCTTCTGTATAGACACCTGCATCCATCTCTACTGTCATTGCTGTTTGTtaactttgattttgatttgcaTTCTGTTGTTTCTGCTGCAGTCGCCGAGAAGAGATTGCTGTAGAGTTCTGCCTATGAGTAAAAATAAGAGCTCGACAATGTACATAGCTGTGGAGCAATGCCGGCCAGGAGAGATTAGTGATTTTTAG
- the LOC113313708 gene encoding uncharacterized protein LOC113313708 has translation MVSVKRSSGSRKSTDNNNSSDDDEFLLPLYVSTSSINGGSSKKETSTSRSTRFSVSERWIHVIPMIVFVSVLILYWFSHPVDVKIAGGRIITVGQMPVPEQFKNNTNGGNQTALYSSASVPKNVEIKLLTSRTMPVKTNITSKAMQIKTNTTSKAKEIKENITSKAI, from the exons ATGGTTTCTGTAAAAAGATCTTCAGGAAGTAGAAAATCAACAGATAATAATAACAGTTCAGATGATGATGAGTTTTTATTACCACTCTATGTCTCAACATCATCCATTAATGGTGGTAGCAGCAAGAAAGAAACGAGTACTTCTCGTTCAACAAGATTCTCTGTTTCTGAAAGATGGATTCATGTTATTCCTATGATTGTTTTCGTCTCTGTATTGATTCTCTACTGGTTTTCTCATCCAG TTGATGTGAAGATAGCAGGCGGAAGAATTATAACTGTAGGACAAATGCCGGTGCCAGAGCAATTTAAGAACAATACTAATGGTGGTAATCAAACCGCATTGTATTCTTCGGCTAGTGTTCCGAAAAACGTAGAGATAAAGCTTCTAACAAGTAGAACTATGCCCGTCAAAACAAATATAACAAGTAAAGCTATGCAGATCAAAACCAATACAACAAGTAAAGCTAAggagatcaaggaaaatataacAAGTAAAGCTATATGA